One part of the Candida albicans SC5314 chromosome R, complete sequence genome encodes these proteins:
- the ACO1 gene encoding aconitate hydratase (Aconitase; induced in high iron; 2 upstream CCAAT motifs; amino acid starvation (3-AT), amphotericin B, phagocytosis, farnesol induced; Hap43, fluconazole-repressed; Gcn4-regulated; antigenic in infection; flow and Spider biofilm repressed) produces MLSASRTALRAPRSVRGLATASLTKDSQVNQNLLESHSFINYKKHLENVEIVKSRLNRPLTYAEKLLYGHLDDPHNQEIERGVSYLKLRPDRVACQDATAQMAILQFMSAGIPQVATPSTVHCDHLIQAQVGGPKDLARAIDLNKEVYDFLSTACAKYNLGFWKPGSGIIHQIVLENYAFPGALLIGTDSHTPNAGGLGQLAIGVGGADAVDVMSGLPWELKAPKIIGVKLTGKMSGWTSPKDIILKLAGITTVKGGTGSIVEYFGSGVDTFSCTGMGTICNMGAEIGATTSVFPFNDSMVDYLNATGRSEIAQFAQVYKKDFLSADEGAEYDQVIEIDLNTLEPHINGPFTPDLATPVSKMKETAIANGWPLEVKVGLIGSCTNSSYEDMTRAASIIKDAGAHGLKSKALYTVSPGSEQVRATIARDGQLKTFEDFGGVVMANACGPCIGQWDRQDIKKGDKNTIVSSFNRNFTARNDGNPATHAFVASPEMATVYAISGDLGFNPITDTLVGADGKEFKLKEPQGVGLPPDGYDPGENTYQAPPEDRASVEVVISPTSDRLQKLSPFKPWDGKDAERLPILIKAVGKTTTDHISMAGPWLKYRGHLENISNNYMIGAINAENGKANEVRNHYTGKYDGVPQTAAAYRDAGHKWVVIGDENFGEGSSREHAALEPRFLGGFAIITKSFARIHETNLKKQGLLPLNFKNPADYDKINFDDEVDLIGLTTLAPGKDVILRVHPKEGEAWEAVLTHTFNSEQLEWFKHGSALNFIKSKY; encoded by the coding sequence ATGTTGTCTGCTTCAAGAACCGCCTTGAGAGCCCCACGTTCAGTTCGTGGTTTGGCTACTGCTAGTTTAACCAAAGATTCTCAAGTTAACCAAAACTTGTTGGAATCCCACTCCTTCATCAACTACAAAAAGCATCTCgaaaatgttgaaatcGTCAAGTCCAGATTAAACAGACCATTGACTTATGCTGAAAAACTTTTGTACGGTCATTTGGATGATCCTCAtaaccaagaaattgaaagagGTGTCTCTTACTTGAAATTGAGACCAGACAGGGTTGCTTGTCAAGATGCTACCGCCCAAATGGCCATTTTGCAATTTATGTCCGCTGGTATTCCACAAGTTGCCACTCCATCTACTGTCCACTGTGACCATTTGATCCAAGCTCAAGTTGGTGGTCCAAAAGATTTGGCCAGAGCCATTGACTTGAACAAGGAAGTTTACGATTTCTTGTCCACTGCTTGTGCCAAATATAACTTGGGTTTCTGGAAACCAGGTTCCGGTATTATCCatcaaattgttttggAAAACTATGCCTTCCCAGGTGCTTTATTGATTGGTACCGATTCCCACACTCCAAATGCTGGTGGTTTGGGTCAATTGGctattggtgttggtggtgCTGATGCCGTCGATGTCATGTCTGGTTTGCCATGGGAATTGAAAGCTCCAAAGATCATTGGTGTTAAATTGACCGGTAAAATGTCTGGATGGACTTCTCCAAAAGATATCATCTTGAAATTGGCTGGTATTACTACTGTCAAAGGTGGTACTGGTTCTATTGTCGAATATTTCGGTTCTGGTGTCGACACCTTCTCCTGTACCGGTATGGGTACCATCTGTAATATGGGTGCTGAAATTGGTGCCACCACTTCTGTTTTCCCATTCAACGACTCAATGGTTGACTACTTGAACGCCACTGGTAGATCTGAAATTGCTCAATTTGCCCAAGTTTACAAGAAGGACTTCCTTTCTGCTGATGAAGGTGCTGAATATGATCAagttattgaaattgactTGAACACCTTGGAACCACACATTAACGGTCCATTCACCCCAGATTTGGCCACTCCAGTCTCCAAGATGAAGGAAACCGCCATTGCTAACGGTTGGCCATTGGAAGTTAAAGTTGGTTTGATCGGTTCATGTACCAACTCCTCATATGAAGATATGACCAGAGCTGCCTCTATCATCAAAGATGCTGGTGCTCACGGTTTGAAATCTAAGGCTCTTTACACTGTTTCTCCAGGTTCCGAACAAGTCAGAGCTACCATTGCCAGAGACGGTCAATTGAAGACCTTCGAAGACTTTGGTGGTGTTGTCATGGCCAACGCCTGTGGTCCATGTATTGGTCAATGGGACAGACAAGACATCAAAAAGGGTGACAAAAACACCATTGTCTCTTCATTCAACAGAAACTTCACTGCCAGAAATGACGGTAACCCAGCTACTCACGCTTTCGTTGCCTCTCCAGAAATGGCCACTGTCTATGCTATCTCCGGTGACTTGGGATTCAACCCAATCACTGATACTTTAGTTGGTGCTGACGGtaaagaattcaaattgaaagaacCACAAGGTGTCGGTTTGCCACCAGATGGTTACGATCCAGGTGAAAACACCTACCAAGCTCCACCAGAAGACCGTGCTTCCGTTGAAGTTGTCATCTCCCCAACCTCCGACCGTTTACAAAAATTGAGCCCATTCAAACCATGGGATGGTAAAGATGCTGAGAGATTGCCAATTTTAATCAAAGCTGTCGGTAAAACCACCACCGATCATATCTCAATGGCCGGTCCATGGTTGAAATACAGAGGTCACTTGGAAAACATTTCTAACAACTATATGATTGGTGCTATCAATGCCGAAAACGGTAAGGCTAACGAAGTCAGAAACCACTACACTGGTAAATACGACGGTGTTCCACAAACTGCTGCTGCTTACAGAGATGCTGGTCATAAATGGGTTGTTATTGGTGATGAAAACTTTGGTGAAGGTTCTTCCAGAGAACACGCTGCCTTGGAACCAAGATTCTTGGGTGGTTTTGCTATCATTACTAAATCATTTGCCCGTATCCACGAAACTAACTTGAAGAAACAAGGTTTGTTGCCTCTTAACTTTAAGAACCCAGCTGATTACGACAAGATCAACTTTGACGATgaagttgatttgattggtttGACCACTTTGGCCCCAGGTAAGGATGTTATCTTGAGAGTTCATCCAAAGGAAGGTGAAGCTTGGGAAGCTGTCTTGACCCACACTTTCAACAGTGAACAACTCGAATGGTTCAAACACGGTTCTGCTTTGAACTTTATCAAGAGCAAATATTAA
- a CDS encoding ATP-binding cassette bilirubin transporter (Putative MRP/CFTR-subfamily ABC transporter; member of multidrug resistance-associated protein (MRP) subfamily of ABC family; similar to S. cerevisiae Bpt1p): MDPRYPKLSCGIDALLRPMAPHNDNAFNPCFLVHALALFATANIICGVLVLYKTTTRKPRYGSLSLKNTGVTHYIRLNSVALQIILTGYLSSFISIHERFADPKLLAFGLLNLLLVLVIFPLHFIETIYSPVPSDLLLVFWPTLTVFSMALYFQDNFTNWVIIQSVDSSIVISEALLVLNPVFVFVLEYSYYKPSHELVLEYKRSNRQQQLSEPNIIQKVTFTWMNELIVNSYKNQTVTNAELPNTPADISTVHATTTLRKHWNGGNLTGSLLKAFGWGLLVSFFYEFGGRVLNFVQPQLLRLLILYFNIQNPPILRGILISLGMFVNTMLQTSLNNRYMLTNLEVGLNCRSSLTSLVYQKALLLSSESRSKTNSADIINLLSVDINRIQKVLMNLSTLVLAPLDIILCVASLYPLLHGATFAGVGVMILLIPVNAIVVKYYKNLSKTQMKLKDNRSRVINEILTSIKSIKLFAWETPMLRKLSEARNNKELANLKRIRGVGQGVLFIWNIIPFLVSFTSFATFALTQKQALTSDIVFPALALLNLLSGPLMELPAVITSMIEANVAIGRVKNFLLSEEIDESMIRRLPPASGESVKIQNATFHWNRQSFTDAPDQTGEPDETSKDRTHSLKDIDFSVATGQLSCVVGKVGSGKTSLLYALLGQLITTQGKNAELPPLIEIRGTVAYCAQQPWIMNASVKENIVFGYKFDKDFYEETIEACQLLPDLAILPDGDETQVGEKGVSLSGGQKARLALARAVYARADVYLLDDILSAVDSNVGRNIIEKVLSKGGLLGSKTIILCTNSISVLKFADNITLIEDGCIIETTTYAETNADSHPKLFELIKNFSKDTSPIPSDLATVSPSHVHSYRKASIESFHWDPLKKLLPNLRSGSTEEVSQKGKVKWEVYLAYIRACSIYGGALWFILLIVATALSVGANYWLKYWTEQNSEGQNKSNVWKFLLVYAGLGLSAAIMTIARSSVMLLWLGINASKKIHDNMAQRVLNAPMQFFERTPVGRIMNRFTNDINKIDDGLPSIFQRFINQLVRTVFTVGVVTFAIPVYLLIICVLATLYIYYEIYYVSISRELKRLVSISRSPIYGHLGESLNGIDTIRAYDQKARFDFIMNANVDFNLKSVYMLTSINRWLGFRLQTIGGVGVFSAAILSIWSVHTARPLSPAMAGFVMTYAMQVTSALRMLVRTSAEVETSIVAVERCLEYTKLPVEEEPHLKLIKPPKHWPQKGVIKFNQYSTRYRENLDLILKKITFSINSAEKIGIVGRTGAGKSSLALAVFRIIEAVEGSIEIDGIITSQMFLQDLRHRLSIIPQDSQLLEGTIRQNLDPFNYYTDKEIWHALELAHLKEHIEKLPKEEGAENSKLLNRVTEGGSNFSSGQRQLMSLTRVLLKMNDSKILVLDEATAAVDVQTDKIIQQTIRSQFKDKTIITIAHRLETVMDSDKIVSLDKGELIEFDTPQNLLNKKDGVFYSLCKQGGYI, translated from the coding sequence ATGGATCCCAGGTACCCAAAACTATCATGTGGAATCGACGCACTACTACGACCAATGGCCCCCCACAATGATAATGCATTCAACCCATGTTTCCTAGTGCATGCATTGGCACTTTTTGCCACAGCAAATATCATTTGTGGAGTGCTAGTGTTatataaaacaacaacacgTAAGCCCCGATATGGCAGTTTATCGTTGAAAAATACAGGTGTCACTCATTACATTCGTTTAAATTCCGTCGCCTtacaaataatattgaCAGGCTATCTCAGTTCTTTTATCAGTATTCATGAAAGATTTGCCGACCCCAAGCTTCTTGCATTTGGATTGCTTAATTTGCTACTTGTGCTTGTTATTTTCCCATTGCATTTTATAGAAACAATATATTCACCAGTTCCATCCGACTTGTTGCTAGTATTTTGGCCAACCCTTACGGTTTTCAGTATGGCATTGTATTTTCAAGACAATTTCACCAACTGGGTAATTATTCAACTGGTTGATTCATCTATTGTGATTTCTGAGGCATTACTAGTGCTCAACccagtttttgtttttgttttggaaTACTCATACTACAAGCCAAGCCATGAGTTGGTTTTAGAATACAAAAGAAGCAACCGGCAGCAGCAGCTTTCTGAACCCAACATCATTCAGAAAGTCACGTTCACGTGGATGAATGAGTTGATTGTTAATTCCTACAAGAATCAGACTGTGACAAATGCAGAGTTACCTAACACACCAGCAGATATTTCTACAGTGCATGCTACAACTACATTAAGGAAACACTGGAATGGTGGCAATTTAACTGGATCTTTGTTGAAGGCCTTTGGGTGGGGGCTCCTTGTGTCATTTTTTTATGAGTTTGGAGGGAGAGTTCTTAACTTTGTGCAGCCTCAATTGTTGCGATTGTTGATTCTTTATTTCAACATACAGAATCCACCAATATTGCGAGGTATCTTGATTTCGCTTGGCATGTTTGTGAATACTATGTTACAGACATCGCTTAATAACAGATACATGCTTACCAATCTTGAGGTTGGGTTGAATTGTCGCTCATCGTTAACATCCTTGGTATACCAGAAAGCGTTACTATTATCCAGTGAATCAAGATCCAAAACAAATTCTGCAGATATCATCAACTTGTTGTCGGTAGATATCAACAGAATTCAAAAAGTGTTGATGAACCTTAGTACGCTTGTTCTCGCACCTTTAGATATCATATTGTGTGTAGCGTCACTTTACCCACTCTTGCATGGTGCTACATTTGCAGGGGTTGGTGTGAtgattcttttaattcCCGTTAATGCGATAGTTGTAAAGTACTATAAGAATTTGAGTAAGACACAAATGAAACTTAAGGACAACAGATCTAGAGTTATAAACGAAATATTAACATCAATCAAAAGTATCAAGTTGTTTGCATGGGAAACGCCAATGCTTAGGAAACTTTCTGAAGCcagaaacaacaaagagTTGGCAAACTTGAAACGAATCAGAGGTGTTGGCCAAGGTGTTTTATTTATCTGGAATATTATCCCATTTTTAGTTTCGTTTACTTCGTTTGCCACTTTTGCCTTAACCCAGAAACAAGCATTGACATCGGACATTGTTTTCCCCGCATTGgcattattaaatttattatcaggTCCGTTAATGGAACTTCCTGCGGTCATTACATCGATGATTGAGGCAAATGTTGCCATTGGAAGAGTGAAAAACTTTTTGCTAagtgaagaaattgatgaatctATGATTAGAAGATTGCCACCAGCTTCTGGCGAATCAGTTAAAATACAAAATGCTACTTTCCATTGGAATAGACAATCGTTTACCGATGCACCGGATCAAACAGGAGAACCGGATGAAACTAGTAAAGACAGAACCCACAGTTTGaaagatattgatttttcagtAGCCACAGGTCAACTAAGCTGTGTTGTGGGTAAAGTTGGCAGTGGGAAAACATCATTGTTGTATGCATTATTGGGACAATTGATAACAACTCAGGGCAAAAATGCAGAACTTCCGCCTTTGATTGAGATAAGGGGCACAGTGGCATACTGTGCTCAGCAACCGTGGATCATGAATGCGTCTGTTAAAGAGAATATTGTTTTTGGGTATAAATTTGACAAAGATTTTTATGAAGAAACCATAGAAGCTTGTCAATTACTTCCTGATTTGGCAATTTTGCCGGATGGCGACGAGACACAAGTTGGGGAAAAAGGTGTGTCGTTATCGGGAGGACAGAAAGCTCGATTAGCCTTGGCAAGAGCAGTTTATGCTAGGGCAGATGTATATCTTTTGGATGATATCTTGTCAGCTGTTGATTCAAACGTTGGaagaaatattattgaGAAAGTTTTGAGTAAGGGAGGATTGCTTGGCtctaaaacaataatattgTGTACCAACTCCATCTCTGTATTAAAGTTTGCTGACAACATCACTTTGATTGAGGATGGATGTATAATAGAAACTACAACATATGCCGAAACAAATGCTGACAGCCAtccaaaattatttgaattgatcaaGAATTTTAGCAAGGATACTTCTCCAATACCATCAGACCTAGCTACAGTGTCACCTTCGCACGTGCATAGTTACAGGAAAGCAAGTATAGAGAGTTTCCACTGGGatccattgaaaaaattactaCCCAATTTGCGTAGCGGTCTGACAGAGGAGGTAAGCCAGAAGGGGAAAGTCAAGTGGGAAGTTTACTTGGCATATATCAGAGCCTGTTCTATTTATGGGGGTGCGCTTTGgtttattttgttgatagtGGCTACTGCGTTATCAGTCGGAGCCAACTACTGGCTTAAATATTGGACAGAGCAGAACTCGGAGGGCCAGAATAAACTGAATGTGtggaaatttttattggtCTATGCAGGCTTGGGGTTGAGTGCTGCAATTATGACGATTGCTCGAAGCTCAGTCATGCTTCTTTGGTTGGGTATCAATGCATCTAAGAAAATCCATGATAATATGGCCCAGAGAGTGTTGAATGCACCAATGCAGTTTTTCGAACGAACTCCTGTGGGGAGAATAATGAATCGGTTCACCAATGATATTAACAAGATTGATGATGGTCTCCCGCTGATTTTCCAAAGATTTATCAACCAGCTTGTCAGAACAGTTTTCACCGTGGGTGTGGTTACTTTTGCCATACCCGTGTATCTATTAATTATATGCGTGCTAGCAACCTTATACATCTACTATGAAATCTACTATGTGTCTATATCGAGAGAGTTGAAGCGATTGGTGTCTATCTCAAGAAGTCCGATTTATGGCCATTTGGGTGAGAGCTTAAACGGTATCGACACTATTCGTGCCTACGACCAAAAGGCCcgatttgattttataatGAATGCAAAtgttgatttcaatttgaagTCGGTGTATATGTTGACATCTATCAACAGATGGCTTGGTTTTAGATTGCAAACGATTGGTGGAGTCGGCGTGTTTTCTGCTGCGATATTGTCCATTTGGAGTGTACACACGGCACGTCCGTTGTCTCCTGCCATGGCAGGGTTTGTCATGACGTATGCTATGCAAGTGACTTCTGCATTGAGAATGCTTGTTCGAACATCGGCTGAGGTTGAAACTAGCATAGTTGCTGTGGAAAGATGTCTTGAGTACACAAAGCTACCTGTTGAGGAGGAGCCTCACctaaaattgatcaaaccTCCTAAACACTGGCCACAAAAGGGTGTCATTAAGTTCAACCAATACTCGACCAGGTATAGAGAAAAccttgatttgattttgaaaaaaattacgtTTTCCATAAACTCAGCGGAAAAGATTGGGATTGTGGGAAGAACTGGCGCTGGTAAAAGTTCATTGGCGTTGGCAGTTTTCCGAATCATTGAAGCTGTTGAAGGGAGCATTGAAATTGACGGGATAATTACCAGTCAAATGTTTTTGCAGGATTTGCGACACCGATTGAGCATCATTCCACAGGATTCACAATTACTAGAGGGAACAATTCGACAAAATTTGGATCCGTTCAACTATTATACAGATAAAGAGATATGGCATGCATTGGAACTAGCTCATTTAAAAGAACACATCGAGAAACTACCTAAGGAAGAAGGGGCTGAAAATAGCAAGTTACTCAACCGAGTAACTGAAGGTGGctctaatttttcatcGGGCCAACGCCAGTTGATGTCCTTGACTAGAgtgttattgaaaatgaatgaCTCTaaaattttggttttggatGAGGCAACAGCTGCAGTAGATGTTCAGACAGACAAGATTATACAGCAGACCATTAGAAGTCAGTTCAAagataaaacaataatcaCAATCGCTCATAGGTTGGAAACAGTTATGGACAGCGACAAAATTGTCAGTTTGGACAAAGGAGAGTTGATTGAGTTTGACACTCCGCAGAAtttattgaacaaaaagGATGGTGTATTCTATAGTCTATGTAAACAAGGTGGGTATATTTAG
- a CDS encoding uncharacterized protein (Protein of unknown function; Spider biofilm induced): MVLCGFFFLFSMEPSSDFQQNSEPTRVTLVRAFFFLLPSVRESQTLYVCSVNPPPPSSSHSFRYKTTSSPPFPKSSSLFHFSFFLFFFNFNSLLITIIHY; encoded by the coding sequence ATGGTTTTGTGCGggtttttctttcttttttctatGGAACCTTCTAGTGACTTCCAGCAAAATCTGGAACCAACTAGAGTGACTCTAGTCCgagcttttttttttcttctcccTTCTGTAAGAGAGTCGCAAACATTGTATGTTTGCTCTGTCAACCCCCCCCCTCCCTCCTCGTCCCATTCCTTCCGATATAAAACCACTTCATCACCACCCTTCCCTAAATCCTCAAgtctttttcatttctctttttttcttttttttttcaacttcaattcattattaataacaattatACACTATTAG
- the HSP104 gene encoding chaperone ATPase (Heat-shock protein; roles in biofilm and virulence; complements chaperone, prion activity in S. cerevisiae; guanidine-insensitive; heat shock/stress induced; repressed in farnesol-treated biofilm; sumoylation target; Spider biofilm induced), translating to MEDFTDNAIKIINNATELAKQQANSQLLPLHFLAAFIPSDDTEGSTQYLKTLVKRARYEWGDFERIVNRHLVKIPSQNPPPDEIRPSYQAGQVLTKANKIKQQQKDSYVAQDHILLALLEDQSIKDIFKEAGMSVDTIKTQAIELRGSQRIDSRQADSSSSYEFLNKYCEDFTEKAREGKIDPVIGREEEIRRVIRVLARRSKSNSVLIGDAGVGKTSIVEGVAQRIVDGDVPNVLAGSRLFALDLGALTAGAKYKGEFEERLKGVLNEIEKSKEFIILFIDEIHMLMGDGKSDAANLLKPMLARGALHCIGATTFAEYRKFISKDGAFERRFQKIDVPAATVQETVAILRGIQPKYEIHHGVRILDSALVTAAQLASRYLTYRALPDSAVDLVDESAAAVAVARDSKPEELDTLERQLHLVDVEINALERDKDADSASKERLNLAKKKKAELEEKIGPLNERYRQERASHEQLTAAKRKLDELEIKAQDAERRYDTATAADLRYFAIPDIQKQIEELEVKVVEEEASNLDSLLKNAVGPEQICETAARLTGIPVTKLSQAENNKLINMEAELSKEVVGQSEAVKAVSNAIRLRRSGLANPNQPPSFLFLGLSGSGKTELAKKLAGFLFADEKAIIRIDCSELGDKWSASKLLGAAPGYVGYEEGGILTEPLIRRPYSVVLLDEVEKAAPEVLTVLLQILDDGRVTSSQGKLVNCSNAIFIMTSNLGANYINAAKGSKIDANTKEHVMDAVRAHFRPEFINRISSIVVFNRLSRKAISKIVKIRLSEIENRFTANGKAIQLKLDDDAMEYLCKNGWSPDLGARPLNRLIQNEILNRLAVMLLKGQIQDKETARVVLGEKGLEILPNHEPEDVEMNDVDNWQDSEDEDDDEARFTSPGLD from the coding sequence ATGGAAGATTTTACAGATAACGCTATCaagattatcaataatGCTACTGAATTGGCAAAACAACAGGCCAATTCGCAATTGTTACCCCTTCATTTTCTTGCTGCATTTATCCCATCAGATGATACTGAAGGCTCAACACAGTATTTGAAAACGTTGGTCAAGAGAGCAAGATACGAATGGGGCGATTTCGAAAGAATCGTGAACAGACATTTGGTTAAAATACCATCTCAGAACCCCCCTCCAGATGAAATACGACCAAGCTATCAAGCAGGCCAGGTGTTAACGAAGgccaacaaaatcaaacaacaacaaaaggaCTCATATGTTGCTCAGGACCATATTTTGTTGGCGCTCTTGGAGGaccaatcaattaaagataTTTTCAAAGAAGCTGGTATGAGTGTTGACACAATAAAGACACAAGCTATTGAATTGAGAGGGTCCCAAAGGATTGACTCCAGACAAGCTGATTCGTCTTCATCTTATGAATTTTTGAACAAGTATTGTGAAGATTTTACCGAAAAGGCTAGGGAAGGTAAGATTGATCCTGTAATTGGTAGAGAGGAAGAAATTCGAAGAGTCATCAGAGTTTTGGCAAGAAGAAGCAAATCGAACTCGGTGTTGATTGGTGATGCTGGTGTTGGTAAGACTTCTATTGTTGAAGGTGTTGCACAAAGAATAGTTGATGGGGACGTTCCAAATGTTTTGGCTGGCTCAAGATTATTTGCTCTTGATTTGGGTGCATTGACTGCAGGTGCAAAATACAAGGGTGAGTTTGAGGAAAGATTGAAAGGTGTtttgaatgaaattgaaaaatccaAAGAGTTTATCATCTTGTTCATTGATGAAATCCACATGTTGATGGGTGATGGTAAATCAGATGCTGCTAATTTGTTGAAGCCAATGTTGGCCAGAGGTGCATTACATTGTATTGGTGCTACTACCTTTGCTGAATACAGAAAGTTCATTTCCAAAGATGGTGCATTTGAAAGAAGATTCCAAAAAATCGATGTTCCTGCCGCCACCGTGCAAGAAACTGTTGCCATTTTAAGAGGTATCCAGCCTAAATATGAAATTCACCATGGGGTCCGTATATTGGATAGTGCATTGGTCACTGCTGCTCAGTTGGCTTCAAGATACTTGACATACAGAGCATTACCTGATTCAGCTGTTGATCTTGTTGATGAGAgtgctgctgctgttgctgtgGCTAGAGACTCTAAGCCAGAAGAGTTGGACACTTTGGAAAGACAATTGCATTTGGTAGATGTCGAAATCAATGCATTAGAAAGAGACAAAGATGCAGACTCTGCTTCCAAGGAACGTTTGAATTTGgccaaaaagaagaaagcagaattggaagaaaaaattggacCATTGAACGAGAGATACAGACAAGAACGAGCTAGTCATGAACAATTGACTGCTgccaaaagaaaattggaTGAACTTGAGATCAAAGCTCAAGATGCTGAAAGAAGATACGATACTGCTACTGCTGCTGACTTGAGATACTTTGCTATCCCAGATATCCAGAAGCAAATTGAAGAGTTAGAAGTCAAAGTTGTTGAAGAGGAAGCTTCTAATTTGGACAGCTTGTTGAAGAATGCAGTTGGACCAGAACAAATATGTGAAACCGCTGCTAGATTGACTGGTATCCCTGTCACGAAATTGTCGCAAGcagaaaacaataaattgatcaatatgGAAGCAGAATTGTCGAAAGAAGTTGTTGGACAATCGGAAGCTGTGAAGGCAGTCTCCAATGCCATCAGATTAAGAAGATCGGGTTTGGCTAATCCTAACCAACCACCAtcctttttgtttttgggTCTTTCTGGTTCGGGTAAGACTGAATTGGCTAAGAAGCTTGCTGGTTTTCTCTTTGCAGACGAAAAGGcaattattagaattgaCTGCTCTGAATTGGGAGACAAATGGTCTGCTTCAAAATTGTTGGGTGCTGCTCCAGGTTATGTTGGATATGAAGAAGGTGGTATCTTGACTGAGCCATTAATCAGACGGCCATACTCTGTGGTCTTGTTGgatgaagttgaaaaaGCTGCTCCTGAAGTGTTGACTGTGTTATTACAGATTTTGGATGATGGTAGAGTTACCTCTTCTCAAGGTAAGCTTGTTAACTGCTCGAATGCCATTTTCATAATGACGTCTAATTTGGGTGCAAACTACATCAATGCCGCCAAGGGAAGCAAGATTGATGCCAACACAAAGGAACATGTAATGGATGCTGTGAGAGCACATTTCAGACCTGAATTTATTAACCGTATTTCCAGTATTGTTGTGTTTAACAGATTGTCGAGAAAAGCCATTTCCAAGATTGTCAAGATCAGGTTGTCcgaaattgaaaacagaTTCACTGCTAATGGTAAGGCTATACAATTGAAGCTAGATGATGATGCCATGGAGTACTTGTGCAAGAATGGATGGTCACCTGACTTGGGTGCAAGACCATTGAACCGCTTGATCCAAAACGAGATTTTGAACAGGTTAGCTgtaatgttgttgaaagGGCAAATCCAAGATAAAGAAACTGCTAGAGTTGTTCTTGGCGAAAAAGGTTTGGAGATTTTACCTAACCATGAACCAGAAGATGTGGAAATGAATGATGTTGATAACTGGCAAGACTCAGaggatgaagatgatgacgaAGCCAGATTCACTTCACCTGGACTTGACTAA